From one Rhizobium sp. CIAT894 genomic stretch:
- a CDS encoding carbohydrate ABC transporter permease: MSKARTSPIRTGLVHLALSAYTLVALFPVFLTIVNSFKDRASIFREPLMVPTPSTFSLVGYQTVLGQGDFATYFQNSFIVTIVSILLVLLFGAMAAFALSEYRFRGNMLLGLYMAIGIMIPIRLGTVAILQGMVAAGLVNTLTALVLVYTAQGIPLAIFILSEFMRTVSDDLKNAGRIDGLSEYAIFFRLVLPLVRPAMATVAVFTMIPIWNDLWFPLILAPAEATKTVTLGSQIFIGQFVTNWNAVLAALSLAILPILVLYVIFSRQLIRGITSGAVK, from the coding sequence ATGTCCAAGGCACGCACATCTCCCATCCGCACCGGCCTCGTGCATCTGGCGCTCAGCGCCTATACGCTGGTCGCGCTGTTTCCTGTCTTCCTCACCATTGTCAACTCGTTCAAGGATCGCGCCTCGATCTTCCGCGAGCCGCTGATGGTGCCGACGCCGTCGACCTTCAGCCTTGTCGGCTATCAGACGGTGCTGGGGCAGGGTGACTTCGCTACCTATTTCCAGAACAGCTTCATCGTCACGATCGTCTCGATCCTGCTGGTGCTGCTTTTCGGCGCCATGGCGGCCTTCGCACTGTCGGAATATCGCTTCCGCGGCAATATGCTGCTCGGGCTCTATATGGCGATCGGCATCATGATCCCGATCCGCCTCGGCACGGTGGCGATCCTGCAGGGCATGGTGGCAGCCGGTCTCGTCAATACGCTGACGGCACTTGTCCTGGTTTATACCGCGCAGGGCATACCGCTGGCGATCTTCATCCTGTCGGAATTCATGCGCACGGTTTCGGACGACCTGAAGAATGCCGGCCGTATCGACGGGCTTTCCGAATATGCGATCTTCTTCCGCCTGGTGCTCCCGCTGGTGCGCCCGGCCATGGCAACGGTCGCCGTCTTCACCATGATCCCGATCTGGAACGATCTCTGGTTCCCGCTGATCCTGGCGCCGGCAGAGGCGACCAAGACGGTGACGCTCGGCTCGCAGATCTTCATCGGCCAGTTCGTCACCAACTGGAATGCGGTGCTGGCGGCACTCTCGCTCGCCATCCTGCCGATCCTCGTCCTCTACGTCATCTTCTCGCGCCAGTTGATCCGCGGCATCACGTCGGGAGCCGTCAAATGA
- a CDS encoding Gfo/Idh/MocA family oxidoreductase, whose translation MSQEKPIRVLVAGLGNMGRSHALAYHNNPGFEIVGLVNRSTPKLERELQAYTIHPDFATALAELKPDLCSINTYSDSHADYAVAAFEAGCHVFVEKPLATTVADAERVVAAAEKAGRKLVIGYILRHHPSWTKLIEEARKLGPPYVFRMNLNQQSSGPTWATHKSLMRTTSPIVDCGVHYVDVMCQITDARAVEVRGMGLRLSDEIAADMYNYGQLQVLFEDGSVGWYEAGWGPMISETAFFVKDVMSPKGAVSIVMDPNAKSDDIDTHTKTSVIRLHTAETGPDGKFVRPDQDMRMTGEPGHQALCDLEQAFMLRAIREDLNLDRHMTDAVASLRICLAADESVRTGQPVRL comes from the coding sequence ATGAGCCAGGAGAAACCGATCCGTGTTCTCGTTGCCGGCCTCGGCAATATGGGCCGCAGCCATGCGCTCGCCTATCACAACAATCCCGGTTTCGAGATCGTCGGTCTCGTCAACCGCTCGACGCCAAAGCTGGAGCGCGAGCTGCAGGCCTATACGATCCATCCCGATTTCGCGACGGCGCTTGCCGAGCTGAAACCGGATCTCTGCTCGATCAACACCTATTCCGACAGCCATGCCGACTATGCCGTCGCCGCCTTCGAGGCCGGCTGCCATGTGTTCGTCGAAAAGCCGCTGGCGACCACCGTTGCCGATGCCGAGCGGGTCGTCGCGGCAGCGGAGAAGGCCGGGCGCAAGCTGGTGATCGGCTATATCCTGCGCCATCACCCGTCCTGGACGAAGCTGATCGAGGAGGCGCGCAAACTCGGGCCCCCCTATGTCTTCCGCATGAACCTCAACCAGCAGTCCAGCGGCCCGACCTGGGCGACTCACAAGTCGCTGATGCGTACGACCTCGCCGATCGTCGATTGCGGTGTGCATTATGTCGACGTCATGTGCCAGATCACCGACGCAAGGGCCGTCGAGGTGCGCGGCATGGGGCTGCGCCTGTCCGATGAGATCGCTGCCGACATGTATAATTACGGCCAGCTGCAGGTGCTGTTCGAGGACGGTTCGGTCGGCTGGTACGAGGCCGGCTGGGGGCCGATGATTTCGGAGACCGCCTTCTTCGTGAAGGATGTGATGTCGCCGAAGGGCGCGGTGTCGATCGTCATGGATCCGAACGCCAAGTCCGACGATATCGACACGCACACTAAGACATCAGTGATCCGTCTGCACACGGCCGAAACCGGCCCGGACGGCAAGTTCGTCCGGCCCGACCAGGATATGAGGATGACGGGCGAGCCCGGTCATCAGGCGCTTTGCGACCTGGAACAGGCCTTCATGCTGAGGGCGATCCGCGAGGATCTGAACCTCGATCGCCATATGACGGATGCGGTGGCGTCGCTGCGCATCTGCCTCGCCGCCGATGAGAGCGTGCGCACCGGCCAGCCGGTCAGATTGTAA
- a CDS encoding ABC transporter ATP-binding protein: MSFLTLNNIQKSFGPVQVVKNFNMNIEKGEFVSFLGPSGCGKTTVLRMIAGFETPTGGTLTINGKDQSALKPNQRNIGMVFQAYALFPNMTVHDNVAFGLKVAGAAKPEINARVKEMLGLIKLDHLADRFPYQMSGGQQQRVALARALAVKPQVLLLDEPLSALDAKIRVSLREEIRQIQQQLGITTVFVTHDQEEALSISDRIVVMNAGKADQIGSPFEIYNTPATRFVASFVGTLNLIEAKVVDPDANLIQIGDQKITLKQSVAAHKAGETISLALRPEAGSLSDSARSDTALTGQVVSAHFLGSVIRTRMNVGGNVISFDMFNSPGTTPPQAGETVTLRFMAADLLIIRD, translated from the coding sequence ATGTCCTTTCTCACACTGAACAACATTCAGAAATCCTTCGGCCCGGTCCAGGTCGTCAAGAACTTCAACATGAACATCGAGAAGGGCGAGTTCGTCTCCTTCCTCGGACCGTCGGGCTGCGGCAAGACGACCGTTCTGCGCATGATCGCCGGCTTTGAAACACCGACCGGCGGCACGCTGACCATCAACGGCAAGGACCAGAGCGCGCTGAAGCCGAACCAGCGCAATATCGGCATGGTCTTCCAGGCCTATGCGCTGTTCCCCAACATGACGGTGCACGACAACGTCGCCTTCGGCCTCAAGGTCGCCGGCGCCGCCAAGCCTGAGATCAACGCCCGCGTCAAGGAAATGCTCGGCCTGATCAAGCTCGATCACCTGGCCGATCGCTTTCCCTACCAGATGTCGGGCGGCCAGCAGCAGCGTGTGGCGCTCGCCCGCGCGCTTGCCGTCAAGCCGCAGGTGCTTTTGCTCGACGAGCCGCTCTCCGCACTCGACGCCAAGATCCGCGTGTCGCTGCGCGAAGAAATCCGCCAGATCCAGCAGCAGCTCGGCATCACCACTGTTTTCGTCACCCACGACCAGGAAGAGGCGCTGTCGATCTCCGACCGCATTGTCGTCATGAATGCCGGCAAGGCCGACCAGATCGGTTCACCCTTCGAGATCTACAATACGCCGGCAACGCGCTTCGTCGCCTCCTTCGTCGGCACCCTGAACCTGATCGAGGCCAAGGTCGTCGATCCCGACGCCAACCTCATCCAGATCGGCGATCAGAAAATCACCCTGAAGCAGTCGGTCGCAGCCCACAAGGCCGGCGAGACCATCTCGCTGGCGCTGCGTCCTGAAGCAGGCTCGCTCTCCGATAGCGCCAGAAGCGATACCGCGCTGACCGGCCAGGTTGTCTCCGCGCACTTCCTTGGCTCGGTCATCCGCACCCGCATGAATGTCGGCGGCAACGTCATTTCCTTCGACATGTTCAACAGCCCCGGCACCACGCCGCCGCAGGCCGGCGAAACGGTGACGCTGCGCTTCATGGCGGCCGATCTGCTGATCATCCGCGACTGA
- a CDS encoding sugar ABC transporter permease, whose product MSPTDNAADIVPIKRPVRWHIFVFMLPAVIVYSAVMVLPLIETLRLSLYNTVDGQPAFVGLANFKVLFGDPRWAHDFWNALVNNLIFFAIHMCVQNPIGIALAALLSVPKLRGVAFYRTAMFLPTLLSFVIVGFIWKLILSPIWGVAPWMLDLIGLKFLFAPWLGKPGSALIAVSLISNWQYIGIPMMLIYAALLSIPEEVIEAAECDGITGWAQFWKIKLPLILPAIGIISILTFVGNFNAFDLIYTVQGALAGPDMSTDILGTLLYRTFFGFQLQLGDRSMGATIATVMFLIILAGVSLYLFVIQRRMRRYQF is encoded by the coding sequence ATGAGCCCAACCGACAACGCGGCCGATATCGTCCCGATCAAGCGCCCGGTGCGCTGGCACATCTTCGTCTTCATGCTGCCCGCCGTAATCGTCTATTCTGCCGTCATGGTGCTGCCGCTGATCGAAACGCTGAGGCTTTCGCTCTACAATACGGTCGATGGGCAGCCTGCCTTCGTCGGGCTTGCGAATTTCAAGGTGCTGTTCGGCGATCCGCGCTGGGCGCATGATTTCTGGAACGCACTCGTCAACAACCTGATCTTCTTCGCCATCCACATGTGCGTGCAGAACCCGATCGGCATTGCGCTGGCGGCCCTGCTTTCGGTGCCGAAGCTCAGGGGCGTCGCCTTCTACCGCACGGCGATGTTCCTGCCGACGCTGCTCTCCTTCGTCATCGTCGGCTTCATCTGGAAGTTGATCCTGTCGCCGATCTGGGGTGTCGCGCCCTGGATGCTCGATCTCATCGGCTTGAAATTCCTGTTCGCCCCCTGGCTCGGTAAGCCGGGTTCGGCGCTGATTGCCGTGTCGCTGATCTCCAACTGGCAATATATCGGCATTCCGATGATGTTGATCTATGCAGCGCTTCTCAGCATCCCGGAAGAGGTGATCGAGGCGGCCGAATGCGACGGCATTACCGGCTGGGCGCAGTTCTGGAAGATCAAGCTGCCGCTCATCCTGCCGGCGATCGGCATCATCTCGATCCTGACTTTCGTCGGCAATTTCAATGCTTTCGACCTGATCTACACGGTGCAGGGGGCGCTGGCCGGGCCTGACATGTCGACCGATATTCTCGGCACGCTGCTCTACCGCACCTTCTTCGGTTTCCAGCTGCAGCTCGGCGACCGCTCGATGGGTGCGACGATCGCCACCGTGATGTTCCTCATCATCCTCGCCGGCGTCTCGCTTTATCTCTTCGTCATCCAGCGGCGCATGCGTCGCTACCAGTTCTGA
- a CDS encoding ABC transporter ATP-binding protein: MGSLQLKSIRKTYGTHEVLKGIDLEVKDGEFVIFVGPSGCGKSTLLRSIAGLEDVTSGAVVINGRDETLTPPAKRGIAMVFQSYALYPHLTVKDNMGLGLKQAGTAKEEIDSRVGKASGMLSLEPYLARRPAELSGGQRQRVAIGRAIVREPELFLFDEPLSNLDAALRVQTRLEIARLHRSLKATMIYVTHDQVEAMTLADKIVVLNAGAIEQIGSPMELYNRPANVFVAGFIGSPQMNFIAAEKVGDHSAKTIGVRPEHMTLSREQGTWAAKVVHVEHLGADTIIYLESEQCGLLTARLFGEHQYEPDEMVYATPDQARVHRFDVDDRAIR; encoded by the coding sequence GTGGGATCGCTTCAACTCAAATCCATCCGCAAGACCTATGGCACGCATGAGGTGCTCAAAGGTATCGACCTCGAGGTCAAGGACGGCGAATTCGTCATCTTCGTCGGACCGTCGGGCTGCGGGAAGTCGACGCTCTTGCGCAGCATTGCCGGTCTCGAGGACGTCACGTCGGGCGCTGTCGTCATCAACGGCCGCGACGAGACACTGACGCCGCCGGCCAAGCGCGGCATTGCCATGGTGTTCCAGTCCTATGCGCTCTATCCGCATCTGACGGTCAAGGACAATATGGGCCTTGGTCTCAAGCAGGCCGGTACGGCCAAAGAGGAGATCGACAGCCGAGTCGGCAAGGCGTCCGGCATGCTGTCGCTGGAACCTTATCTCGCACGCCGGCCGGCCGAACTATCAGGCGGTCAGCGGCAGCGCGTCGCGATCGGCCGCGCCATCGTGCGCGAACCGGAACTCTTCCTGTTCGACGAGCCGCTGTCGAACCTCGATGCGGCGCTGCGCGTTCAGACCCGCCTCGAAATCGCCCGGCTGCACCGCAGCCTGAAAGCGACGATGATCTATGTCACCCACGACCAGGTCGAGGCGATGACGCTTGCCGACAAGATCGTCGTGCTGAATGCCGGCGCGATCGAGCAGATCGGCTCACCGATGGAGCTTTACAACCGCCCGGCCAACGTCTTCGTCGCCGGCTTCATCGGCTCGCCGCAGATGAATTTCATCGCGGCCGAGAAGGTCGGCGATCACAGCGCCAAGACGATCGGCGTGCGTCCTGAACACATGACGCTGTCGCGCGAACAGGGGACCTGGGCCGCGAAGGTCGTGCATGTCGAGCATCTCGGCGCCGACACGATCATCTATCTGGAATCCGAGCAGTGCGGCCTGCTGACGGCGCGGCTGTTCGGCGAGCATCAGTATGAGCCCGACGAGATGGTTTATGCGACGCCGGATCAGGCGCGCGTGCACCGCTTCGATGTCGATGACCGGGCGATCCGCTGA